Proteins encoded within one genomic window of Hevea brasiliensis isolate MT/VB/25A 57/8 chromosome 8, ASM3005281v1, whole genome shotgun sequence:
- the LOC110656552 gene encoding inactive protein RESTRICTED TEV MOVEMENT 1, protein MFKIKSLPAERGKGDMAWDEKGHSEISQIFISLDRDYFSCIQFQYFENGSLVLSPPYGAYDGHGPTLYTVQFNYPSEFLTRVSGKYTYDHLRSITFTTNKGTYGPYGGNNARHGLELFEFNFNMGENKQFGGFHGLYHSRALRSIGVYINPSATTQTSPGEISESKADVVKLWT, encoded by the exons ATGTTCAAGATAAAGAGTCTACCGGCAGAAAGGGGCAAAGGCGACATGGCTTGGGATGAGAAGGGCCATAGTGAAATCTcccaaatttttatttctctagATAGAGATTATTTTAGTTGCATTCAATTTCAGTATTTTGAAAATGGGTCTTTGGTGCTTTCTCCTCCATATGGCGCATATGATGGTCATGGCCCCACTCTTTACACT GTTCAATTTAATTACCCATCAGAGTTCCTCACAAGGGTGAGTGGTAAATACACCTATGATCATCTCAGGTCAATAACATTTACTACCAACAAAGGGACTTATGGGCCATATGGTGGGAATAATGCTAGACATGGATTAGAGTTATTTGAGTTCAACTTTAACATGGGAGAGAATAAGCAATTTGGCGGGTTTCATGGATTATACCATTCGAGAGCGCTCAGGTCAATTGGAGTATATATCAACCCCAGCGCCACAACACAGACTTCACCGGGGGAAATCTCAGAGTCCAAAGCGGATGTTGTCAAGCTCTGGACTTGA
- the LOC110656554 gene encoding uncharacterized protein LOC110656554, whose protein sequence is MAYQSIFLCFALILTTLHSLQAVDYTVTNRAETTPGGIRFNNELGAEYTKQTMASASDFIWRLFQQATEADKKQVSQVSLFVDDMDGIAYASNNEIHVGDNYIEGIKADIKWDFNGVLYHEMTHIWQWDGSAGTKAPGGLIEGIADFVRLKANYAPPNWVKPGDGSKWDEGYSVTAWFLDYCNDLRNGFVAELNKKMRDTYSDSFFVELLGKSVDQLWSDYKAKYGKN, encoded by the coding sequence ATGGCTTACCAATCCATCTTCCTCTGTTTTGCTCTGATCCTAACAACCCTCCACAGCCTCCAAGCAGTAGACTACACAGTCACGAACAGGGCCGAAACAACCCCAGGAGGGATCCGTTTCAACAACGAGCTTGGAGCGGAATACACTAAACAAACAATGGCATCAGCAAGCGACTTCATCTGGAGGCTCTTCCAGCAAGCCACCGAAGCAGACAAGAAGCAAGTGTCCCAAGTGTCTCTGTTTGTGGACGACATGGATGGGATAGCCTATGCAAGCAACAACGAGATCCATGTAGGAGACAATTACATCGAAGGAATTAAAGCTGATATAAAGTGGGATTTCAATGGAGTCCTTTACCATGAGATGACACACATTTGGCAGTGGGATGGATCTGCAGGAACCAAAGCTCCTGGTGGGTTGATCGAAGGGATTGCTGATTTTGTGAGACTCAAGGCTAATTATGCTCCACCTAACTGGGTGAAACCAGGCGATGGGAGCAAGTGGGATGAGGGTTATAGTGTTACAGCTTGGTTTTTGGATTACTGTAATGATCTTAGAAATGGGTTTGTTGCAGAACTCAACAAGAAGATGAGAGATACCTACAGTGATAGTTTCTTTGTTGAGTTGCTTGGGAAGAGCGTCGATCAGTTGTGGAGTGACTACAAGGCCAAGTACGGGAAGAACtaa
- the LOC110656555 gene encoding uncharacterized protein LOC110656555, with the protein MFRQAVILSLLVILANIQGNQAVDYTVTNTAGSTAGGARFAAEIGEDYSKQMSSAATDFIWRVLQQPNAEDRKAVDKVSLFIDDIDGVAAYASNNEIHFSANYIGNYSGDLKREYTGVLYHEMAHIWQWNGNRQAPGGLTEGVADFVRLKANYAPSHWVQPGQGDRWDQGYDVTARFLDYCNDLRNGFVAELNKKMRDGYSDQYFVDLLGKTVDQLWSDYKAKYAQ; encoded by the coding sequence ATGTTTCGCCAAGCTGTCATCTTGTCTTTGCTAGTAATTCTAGCAAACATTCAAGGCAACCAAGCTGTAGACTACACCGTCACCAATACCGCCGGTTCGACAGCCGGTGGGGCACGCTTTGCTGCAGAAATTGGGGAAGATTACAGCAAGCAAATGTCATCAGCAGCTACAGATTTCATATGGAGGGTGCTCCAACAACCCAATGCAGAAGACAGAAAAGCTGTGGACAAGGTCAGCTTGTTCATCGATGACATAGATGGTGTTGCTGCTTATGCTTCCAACAATGAAATCCATTTCAGCGCAAATTATATAGGAAATTACTCTGGTGATCTGAAAAGGGAATATACTGGTGTTCTTTACCATGAAATGGCCCACATCTGGCAATGGAATGGTAATAGGCAAGCTCCAGGAGGGTTAACTGAAGGAGTTGCTGATTTTGTGAGGTTGAAGGCTAACTATGCTCCCAGCCACTGGGTGCAGCCAGGACAGGGTGATAGGTGGGATCAAGGGTATGATGTTACAGCTAGGTTTTTGGACTATTGTAATGATCTGAGAAATGGGTTTGTGGCTGAACTTAACAAGAAGATGAGAGATGGTTATAGTGATCAGTACTTCGTCGATCTCCTAGGGAAGACTGTTGATCAGCTCTGGAGCGATTACAAGGCCAAGTATGCACAATAG